ACTCCGTCATCGCGCGCGCCTTGCACGTTTCCTCGACGAAGCGGATGCCCGCGTTCAGGAAGAACGAGATGCGCCCAAAAACGCGGAGCAGGGCACTTGCGGCGACGTCGCCGCGCGCCTTCACGGCGTCGAGCACGGCGATCGCGTTGGCGAAGGAGTACGCGATCTCCTGCACCGGCGTCGCGCCGGCTTCCTGCAGGTGATAGGAGCAGATGTTGATCGGATTCCACTTCGGGATCGCGTCGACCGTGAACGCGATCATGTCGCTGATCAGGCGGATCGATGGCTCCGGCGGAAACACGTACGTCCCGCGCGACAGGTACTCCTTGACGATGTCGTTCTGCGTCGTGCCCGAGAGCTTGCTCGCGGCGACGCCCTGGCGCTCCGCGGCGGCGACGTAGAGCGCGAGCAGCCACGCGGCCGTCGCGTTGATCGTCATCGAGGTGTTCATGCGGTCCAGCGGGATCCCGCGGAACAGCGTGTCCATGTCCTCGATCGAGCCGACCGGCACGCCGACTTTGCCGACCTCGCCACGCGCGAGGGGGTGGTCGCTGTCGTAGCCGGTCTGCGTGGGCAGATCGAACGCGACGGAAAGGCCCGTTTGCCCCTTCGCGAGATTCGTGCGGTAGAGCGCGTTGCTCGCCTCGGCGGACGAGTGCCCCGAGTACGTTCGGAACACCCAGGGTTTCTCGCGCTCCGCCATCACGCCTCCGCCGAAAACTCAGAGATCGGCGAGGCTACCCGAGCGCGTGAGGGCTCGAAACGAAAACGCCCGGCGCGAAGGCCGGGCGTTTTGGGAAAGCGCAGGGTCTAGAAGCGGCGTCGGCCGAACGTCGCGAGCCCGGCGATGCCGGTGAGCGCGAGCGCTGCCAATGCCGGCTCGGGCACCGGCTGGCCCACGAACTCGATGTTGCCCCGAACCGTGAGAGTGACTCCGTTGTGCACGAACTCGGCGAGCTTCACGCCCTGGAAGCTGAGCCGCGACGTGGCCGGGTCGTACAGGATCGTGACGTCGAGCGCGCTGACCGACAGCGTCCCGAAGATCGGAACACTCGGGACCGTCACCGGCGTGGTCGCATCGACCATCGATCCCAGGTACGCGACGTCGAGCGGGCCGATCGAGATGTTGTACGGGTTGGTGGTGTCGCCCGTGGAGGCGAAGCCGGCGCCAGGCGCCACGTTCACCTTCAGCAGAAGCGCGTTGTAGGCGCCCGGCAGCGCCGACGCCCAGATCGCCAGGTTCATCGCGGTCAGGTCGAGGTCGGAGACGACGCCGGTCGTTGGGTCGAACACGAGAAAGCCCGAGTCCAATTGACCTTGACCGCTCGCGATCAGAGTGTTGCCCGCCCAAACATGGAGCGTCATCGCCCCCTGGTCGGGCACGAAGTTGAGTGGTGCGGCTTGAAGAGCGCCGGGTAGCGCGAGGGCGAGCAGCAGCAGCAGCGGACGCAGTAGTCGCATGTAGGACTCCGGAGATGGGAGCAGCACGGGAAGCGCAACAGCAATTGCCATGCCGCACGGCTCCACGCGTGTAAGTCCGCGAAACAGCAGAAGTTCGAGATTGGCGACTGCCCACGAGATGGAACTCTCGTTCCGCGTGCGGAAGAAGTTTTCCGTGCGGCCTCGGCGTTCGCCGCGTGCCATCTTGGCCCGATGCTGACTGCACTCGACCACTTCGTGATCGCCGTTCGCGACCTCACCTCCGCGCAGCGCAGCTACGCACGCCTGCTCGGGCGCGCCGCAACCTGGCGCGGCGAGCACCCGGCCCTCGGCACTGAGAACGCGCTGTTTCGGCTCGAGAACACGTACCTCGAGCTGCTCGCGCCAGCGGCTGGCGCCGGACGCTGGCTCGGTGACTGGCTCGACGCGAGCGGCGAGGGCGTCTTCGCGCTCGCGTTCGCGACCCCCGATGCCGAGGCGTTTCGCGCGCACGCGCAAGCGCGCGGGCTCGCGCCGAGCGCGCTGCAGCCGGGCCTCGGGCGCGACTCGGACTCGGGGGCGTTTCGCAAGTGGCGCAACGTGCTGCTCGATCGAGCCGCGACCCACGGCCTGCAGCTCTTCGCGATCGAGCATCTCTCGCCGCCCGACCTTCTGCCGCTCTCGCCCGCGACCGACGAGAACGCGGGCGCGACGACCGACTCCGTCGATCACCTCGTGATCGCGACGCCCGATGCCGAGCGCGCGAAGTCGCTCTACGGCGAGGCGCTCGGGATTCGACTCGGCCTCGACAAGGAGTTTCCTTGGGGCGCGCGTCAGCAGTTTTTCCGGCTCGGCCACTTCACGCTCGAGGTGGTGTCGTCGCTGAAGCCGGACGCGCCGCGCACCGGCCCCGACCGTCCAGCGGGTGTCGCCTATCGCGTCGCGGATGCACCCGCCGCGCATGCGCGCCTCAGCGAAGCGGGCTTCGACCTCACGCCCTGCAAACCCGGACGCAAGCCCGGCACCTTCGTGTTCACGGTGAAGTCGGGAACCTGCGGCGTGCCCACGCTGATGATTCAGCCCTCGGTCTCGGAGCGTCGGCCCGGCTAAGGTCGCCCCTCGCCCGGAGTGATGCGATGTCCGCCGCCCCCCAACTCGTTAGGCCCGAGTTCCCCGCCGATCTCGAAGGAGCGATTCGCGCGCTGAAGCGCGAGCGCAACGCGGTGCTGCTCGCGCACTACTACCAGGAATGCGAGATCCAGGATCTCGCGGATTTCGTCGGCGACTCGCTCGCGCTCGCGCAGGCTGCGACCCGCGTCGAGCGCGACGTGATCGTGTTCTGCGGCGTTCATTTCATGGCCGAGACCGCGAAGATCCTGAATCCGACGCGCAAGGTCGTGGTGCCCGATCTCGAGGCGGGCTGCTCGCTCGCCGACGGCTGCCCGCCGAGGGACCTCGCCGCGTTCAAGGCGCAGCACCCCGGCGCGAAGCTGCTCTCCTACATCAACTGCTCCGCGGAAGTGAAGGCGATGAGCGACCTGATCTGCACCTCGTCGAACGCGGTCGCGATGGCGCGCCACTTCGACGGGCAGAAGCTCATCCTCGCGCCGGACCGTCACCTCGCGAAGTGGATGGGCGAGCAGCTCGGGCGCGACGACCTGATCGTGTGGCCCGGCGCGTGCATCGTGCACGAGCAGTTCAGCGCGAAGGAGCTCGCGGCGCTGAAGGTGAAGCATGCGGACGCGGAGGTGCTGGCGCATCCCGAATGCGAGAGCGCCGTGCTCGCGCAAGCGGACTTCGTGGCCTCGACGACGGGCATCATCAAGCGCGCGGTCGAGTCGCGCGCGACGACGCTGATCATCGCGACGGAAGACGGCGTGTTCCACGAGATCGAGAAGCAGCTCGCGGCGGCAGGGAAAAAGAAGACGTTGATCCAGGCGCCGGGCATCGACGAGAGCTGCTCGTGCAACCGCTGCCCGTTCATGCGCCTCAACACGCTCGAGAAGCTCTACCTGTGCCTGCGCGACCTGGCGCCCGAGGTGACCGTGCCCGAAGACCTGCGCGTGAAGGCGCTCGCGCCGATCGAGCTGATGCTGAAGCTGTCGCGAAACCTCGCGCCGCAGCCGAAGCCGGCAGGCAGGGCGTGAGCAGCCACGGCGCAACCGGCTCGCGTCCGTGCGACGCGAGGGCGAACGGGGCCACCTCAACCGGGGCACCCCGATGATTCTCATTCACGGCGAATGTGGGAGCGGTCGAACGTCGGCGCTGCGCGCGATCGAGGCGGCGCCTCCGCCCGGGTTCCGCGCGGTTTACGTGCCGGTGCCGACGCTCGATCTCGTGGGCATCGCGTGTTGGTGTCTGGACTGTCTCGCGCTCGGCGCGCGAGCCGAGCCGGTCGCGGCGCTGCGAGATTTCGCGAAGCGGCAGCCCCTGCTGCTGTTGCTCGACGACGCCGAGCGCATGCCCCCCGCGACCGCCGAGTCGCTCGCGAGCCTGGCTCGGGAGAGCGCGGGCGCCATCACGTTGATCGGAGCGGGCGAAACGAGCTCGCGCAGCTGCGACTCGATCGCTGCGCTCGGTGTTCCCGAGCTCACCGTGGCGCTCGACGCGAGCTCGGCGGCGCGCGTCGAGGATGCTGCGCGCGCGGTGCGCGGGCAGCTCGCACCCGCGCTGCGCAGCGCACCCGCTGAGCCACCCTCGCACACGGCGCGCGCTTCGGCGCGGCTCGCTGGCGCAGAAACGCCGCGCCCCGTCCCGCGCGCCATCGTCGAAGCGCCGAGCCCCGCCGTCGCTCCCGCGCCGGTTCGCGACGACGCGATTCCTCCCGCGCCGCCGGCGGCTCCGGCCCCGCGCGAACCGCGAACGGTGCCGCTCAGCTTGGCGATCGCGCTCGCCGTGGGTGCGTTCCTGATCCCCGTCGCGTTCGGTGCGGGGCTGTGGCTCGGCAGGAGTGAGCCAGCGGGCCCGAGCGCGAACGAGGCGCGCACGCTGGAGCCGGTGCTACCCGCTGTCGCCGCGGCGCCGCCTACCGAGGAAGTCGTCACGGAACCGAAGCTCGCGCCGCGGGAGGCGCCTGCGCCGCTCGCGGCCGAGACGCGGCCGCCCGCCCGCGAGCAGCCGAGAGCAACCCCGCGCGTGCGCGCGAGTGCAGCGCGAGAACCGTCGCCTCGCGTGGCCGCGGCGCCCGAGCCGGCACGCGCGCCCGCCCAAGCGCAAATCGCGCCGCCTCCACCGGTGCGGCAGCCCCGGGCGTCGGTGCCCGAGGCACGCCGCGCCGCTCCGGTCGAAGACGAGTGGGGCGCGCCCGCGCTGATCAGCGTGACGCCGGGCGACGGGGGTCGATGACGAGCGCGCCACCGCGGTCGATCCACGTGAACGTGATCTCGGTTTCGACGTTCGGGCGATCCACCGCGACACCATTCTCGGTCCGCGGCGAGTAGAAGAAGCGCTGCGCGGCTTCGATCGCCGCCGCGTCGAACACGCCCGGCGGCTCGGCAAGCACGACCTGCACGTCCCTCGTCGTGCCGTCCGCGGCGACGGTGAACCGCAGCTTCACCCAGCCGGAGATTCCCGCGAGCTGCGCTTCCTGCGGATAACGCGGCGGCGGCCTGCGAATCGCTTTCACCTCTCTCACGTCGACGGACTGCGGCTACGTGTCGAGCGGCGGGACGAGCGGGGCCGCCTCCTCGGGAGCGGGCTCCGGCTCGCGCGCGGGCTCGGTGGCGACGCTGCACAGCTCCGGCGAAGGCGGCGACATGCGCTCCGCGCGGACGCCGCGAACGCGGTAGCAATACCGCACGCCCAAGCGAACGCTGCGGTCGGAGAAGCGCGTCGCGTCTCCCGAGACCCGCGCGATCAAGCGGAAGGACTCGCTGGGATCATCGACGCGCCGTTCGACCTGATAACTCTCCACCGCGACCGCGAGCGGCGCCCACTCGACGACGAGCTCGGCCGCGCGCGCGGAGGCGCTCGCGAGCACGAGCACGAGCACGGCGACCGTGTTGCATGTGGTGGCGCGAAGCATCGTGCGAGCCTCCACTCGCGGCGTCAGTTCTCGTAGAGCTTGATCACGCGCACCGCGCCCGCGGGCGCGGCCTGGATGCAGAGATCGCACAGCACGCACTCGTCGAGGTTGTCCGCGACGATCTTCAGGGTGCCGTCCGCATTCTGGTCGAAGATGTCGACCGCGCACACGTCGGCGAGCTTCTTCGCGAGCGCGGCGTCCTTGGCGACGCTCGCGTCCACCTGCACGTCGATGAACAGCCCGGGCATTACAGCGTCACTCCCTTCGCCGCGAGGCGCTTGCGGATCAGCGCGGGGATCTCCTCGATGCGCTCGGCCACGCTGATTCCCGCCGCCTCCATGCGCGCGATCTTCTCCGCGGTCGTGTCTTCCTTGCCTTCGACGATCGTACCGGCGTGGCCGAAGCGCATGCCCTTCATCTCGTCCATGAAGCGGCCCGCCATGAACGCCACGATCGGCAGGCGCGACTTGTTGCGGGTTACCCACTCCGCGAGCTCGGCTTCCATGCGGCCGCCGGGCTCGGAGTAGATCGCGATCGCCTTCGTCTCCGCGTCGGCCTCGAACAGCGGCATCAGCTCGGCGTAGGTCGTGCCGACGATCGCGTCGCCGCCGATCGACACGCAGGTGCTCTGGCCGAGGCCCGCGGCTGTCAGGGTGGACGCGATCTCGGTGGTCATGCCGCCGCTGCGCGACATCACGCCGATGGGGCCATTCTTGTAGGCCTGCCGCGTGTTCGCCGCGGGGCCGCCGACGCCGCCCATCTTCGCTTCGCCGGGCGAGATCATGCCGAGGCAGTTCGGGCCGATGATGCGCGCGCCGCGCAGCGCCGCGAGCTCGACCATCTGCGCCACTTCCTTGCGCGGGATGTTCTCCGTGACGACGACGACGAGCTTGATGCCGTTCTCGAGCGCCTCGAACACCGCATCGCGCGTGAAGCGCGGCGGCACCGACACGATCGAGCCGTCCGGCTGCCCGTGCTTCGCGACGATCTCGCGCACCGTGTCGTAGACGGGCACGCCGTAGATGTCGCGCCCCGCGCGCCCCGGCGTCACGCCGCCGATGATCTTCGCACCGTAGGCGAGGTTCTCGCGCGTCAGGTTCACCGCCTCGCGGCCGGTGATGCCTTGAATGATGAAGGTCGTGTCTTTCGTGATGAGGATCGACATTTCGCTACGCCTTCATCTTCGCTACCGCGCGCCCCGCGGCTTCGTACATCGACACGCTGCGGTCGCAGAAGTCGACGCCGTACTTCTTCAAGATCTTGAAGCCTTCTTCCTCCCACGAGCCGGGGATGCGGAAGATCGCGATCACGTCGCTCGGCTTCTTGCCGGCCTCGAGGCAGCCCTTGATCACGCCGCGCGCGACGATGTCGACGCGCGTGTTCGAGACCACGTTCATCATCACCGCGATCTTCTCCACGCCGGGCTTCGAGAGGATCAGCTTGGTGAGATTCTTCGCCTTGCCCACGCTGGGGTTGCCGCCGATCTCGCAGTAGTTCGCGGGCTTGCCGCCGTGCTTGCGCACCGCGTCGAACAGCGTGAGCGAGCCGCCGCCGGCGCCGATGATGAGTCCCAAGTTGCCGTCGAACTCGACCACGTTGCCGGCCACGCCGCGGTGGTCCGCGGCGTTCACGCGCGCGCCGTCGAGCTCGAACTTCGTCGGCGGCCGCGCGAGGCGCGTCTCGTCGTCGCCGATGCCGAGCTCCGCGAGCAGCGGCTTGTGCGCGCCGCGCGCTTCGGCCTCCATGTCCACGTGGCCGTCGAGCACGATGAACTTGCCGTTCGTCAGCTTCGCGAGCGGATTGATCTCGGCGAGCGTGAGATCGAAGTCGAGGAACAGCTGCATCAGCTTGTAGACGATCGGGATCAGCGCGTTGAGGTCGTCCCCCGTCACGCCGACCGCGCTGATCGCCTCCTTCGCGACGCGCTCGCTGATCGGCAGGATCGAGGAGAAGTGCGTGCGCGAGAGATGCTCGGGGTGCTTCTCGGCGACTTCCTCGATGTCGATTCCGCCCATGTCCGAGAACAGCAGCACGGGCTTTTTCGCGCGCCCGTCCCAGGTGACGCTCGCGAAGAACTCCTTCGCGACGGGCGACTTCTCCTCCACGAGCACGCAGCGCGCTCTCTCGCCCTTCACGATGATGGGCAGCACGTGCTCGTACTTCGCGGCGGCCTGCTCGGGCGTGTCGGCGAACTGCACCGCGCCCGCCTTCATGCGCCCGCCGGAGAGCACCTGGCTCTTCACGACGACGGGGCCGGCGATCTCCTTCGCGGCAGCGCTCGCTTCAGCCGCGCTGTTCACCACCTTGCCACGGCCGAGCGGCATGCCGCGCTTGCGGAACAGCGCCTTCGACTCGTACTCGTAAAAACGCATCGCTCACCTTCGCGTGAAGGCGCGGCACGGTATGGAGTACGACGGAGCAGGGCAACCCGAGCGCGCGCTCGCAAGCCGAGCCGTTACCCTGCGCGCCCCTCTTCAACCCCTGGAGCCCGCATGCCGTCCGTCGCCGCGTACTCGATCTCTTCCGCCGCCGTCGCTGCCGAGAAGGCGCGCGTAGGCGGCGACCCCGCGAAGGTCGACGTGTCGCGCGTGCTGGCACTCGACACGCTCGAGCTGCGGCCCATCGGGGCGAACGACGTGCACGTGCGCGTGCTAGCGGTCTCGGCGGAGCACAACATCGATCACGCGACGACGGCGGACACGATCAACATCGCCGAAGTGCGCGGCGGGAAGATGATCCCCGGCAACTCGATGACCGGCGAAGTGCTCGCGGTCGGCGCGAACGTGAAGAAGTTCAAGGCCGGCGACATCGTCATCACGCACTGCAACGGCGGCGGCGACGACTACGGGTTCCCGCTGCGGATCTTCGGCTACGACGCCGAGGACTCCGTGGGCTGGTACGCGAAGGAAGCGGTCGTCGGCGAGTGGCAGCTGATCCACGCGCCGCTCAGCTGCGGCCTCTCGCTCTGGGAGATCGCAGCGATGCCGCTGCGCGCGCCGACCGCGTACCACATGTGGCGCCGCGCGCTCGGCATCTACCGCCTCAAGGTGCCGTACGAACGCCGCGCGCTGGTGAACGTGCTCGGCTTCGGCGGCGGCGTGTCGGAGCTGTTCCTCCAGCTCGCGAAGAGCGAGGGCCATAGCGCGTTCTTCTGCTCGGGCAGCCCCGAGCGCCGAGCCGCGCTCGAGAAGCAGGGCATCGTCGGCATCGACCAGAAGAAGTTCGATCGCTTCAAGTCGAAGGACGGCGTGAAGGCGTTTACCGCCGAGTGCCGCAAGCTCACGAACGGCGAACAGATGCACATCGTGTGCGACATGCTGCGCGGCCCAGTCTTCGCCGCGGGCCTCGCCGTCGCTGCGCGCCAGGGCGTGAACGTCTCGTCCGGATGGCAGCTCTCGCAAGTCGTCGATTACAACTCGACCTTAATGAGCGTGAAGCAGGTGACGATCGACCACACGCACTACGAGACGGTCGAGGGCTGCGCCGCTGCGACCGCGCTCTACGGCAAGGTGTTCAAGCCGACCGTGCACAAAGAGATCTACGCCTGGAAGGATCTCCCGCGCGCGCACCAGGAGATGCACCTCAACACGCAGACGGGGATCCCGATCGTGCGGGTCGCGGATGACCTGCCGGAGAGCGTGAAGCGGATCGCGTAGGGCCGCGGGCTCCCGGGCGTGCGCAAGCTACGCTGTGTGTATGAAACGCACGAATCTTGTGCTTCGCGAAGATCTGCTGGAAGAGGCGACGCGGCTGTCGGGTGAGAAGACCTACTCACGCGCCGTGGAGAAGGCCCTCGAGGAGTTCGTAAAGCGCGCGAAGGCGCGGCGCATTCTCGAACTCCGCGGCTCGGGACTTTGGGAGGGGGACCTCGGCGAGATGCGCAGGGATCGCCGCCCCACGAGGCGTCGCCGCGCGTGATCCTCGTCGACACCTCGGTCTGGGTGGATGTCTTCCGCCGCTTTCGTCCCCTCGATCTCGACGCAGTCATCGACATCGGCGAAGTCGTGACCTGCCTGCCCGTCATCCAAGAGGTCCTGCAGGGCTTTCGGGACGAACGAGCGTTCCGGACGGCGCGTGAGTCCATGTTGGCTCTGCCGTGCATCGAGTCGCCGGTCCGCGAATCGGTCGTGCTCGAGGCAGTGGGCCTCTACCGCTCGGCCCGGCGCTCGGGCTTGACGATTCGGTCCTCGACCGACTGCCTGATCGCCGCGTGCGCGATTCGGCACGACCTCGAGGTACTGCACCGCGACCGCGACTTCTCAGCGATCGCGCAGGTTGCCCCGCTACGCCATCGCAGCGTGTAGCGCCTACGCGTAGTGGCTTCTTCGCTTCACCACGATCTCGCGATCCAGCTCGAAGATCTGCACGCGCTCCGTGCTCTGCTTCGCCTTCGGCTTGTAGCCGAACAGGCGCGTCGAGATCACGCCGAGATCGGGGCGGCCTGTCAGGTCGCGCTTGCCGAGGATCTCCGTCGCCGCGAACACCGTGTCGCCCGCGAACAGCGGCGCGGTGTGCTTGCCCGTCGTGTAGGTGAGGTCGCCGAGCGCGTTGTCGGCGACGTCGGGGCAGGAGAGGCCGAGGCAGAGCACGAACGGGATGCCGCCGAAGATGATCAGCTGGCCGCCGACGTACTGCTCGGGGTTCAGGTCGATCATGTGCTGGTTGCAGTGCACCTGGCTCGTGTTGTCGAGAATCGCGGTCAGGTGGATGTGCTCGCTCGTCATGGTGCGGCCGCGCGAGTGCTCGATGCGCGTGCCGGGCTCGAAGTCTTCGTAATAAGTGTCGGCGTTCGAGAGGTGCGCGAGCGCCTTGTAGTCGCGCTTTGCGTCGTACGGCGGCAGCCATAGCTCGCACGCGACTTCGTCCGCCGCGATCTCGCCCTCGTTCGCCTTCGCCGCGTCGTTGCTCTTGTACACCTGGACCTTGCGCTGCCAGGTCATCACCACGGCCTCGCCCGGGGCGCCGACGTTCTTGCGCGCCGTGCTCTGCACGTGCACCACGCCGAGGTTCGGGCGCGACGCGCTCGTCTTGATGCCGAGCACCTTGGTCGTGACCTCGAGCGTGTCGCCCACGTACACCGGCGCGCCGAAGCGCATGTCGATGTACTCGAGGTTCGCGCGCGCGTTCTCGCTCACGTCCTCGACCGTCTGTGAGAAGGCGACCAGCATCGCGAGGCCCGGCGGCACGACGAGCCCGTCGAAGCCGTGCGCGCGCGCGTAGCGGGCGTTCTTCGCGAGCGGCGAGGTCGTCATCGCGAACTCGGTGAACGTGGTGAACAAGCCCTCGGTCACGGTCTTGCCGAGCTTGTGGCGGAAGACCTGCCCCGGCCGGAAGTCTTCGAGGAAGTTCCCGGTCTTCTTGTGGATGACGCGAGGCGCGGACATTCGGTGGCTCCAGTGCGCGATGGGGCGCGCATTCTCGCGAGGCCGAGTCGCGCGCGCGAGGTCGGAAGTGGCCCGGAAGGTGACGAAGATCGCCTCGAACTTTCGCGCCGAGCCCTTATCCTGCGCGCCCCATGATCGTTTTCGTTCCGCGTGAGACGGCCGCATCCGAAAACCGCGTCGCGATCGCGCCCGACGGCGCGAAGGCGCTCGTCAAGCTCGGGCTCGACGTGCGCATCGAGCCCGGCGCCGGCGTCGCCGCGGGCTTCGACGACGCCGCGTACGTGGCCGCTGGCGCGAAGCTCGAGCCCGGTGCGCTCGCCGCCGCCGACCTCGTGCTGAAGGTGCAGGCGCCGAGCGACTCCGAGATCGCGCGGCTCAAGAGCGGTGCGGCTCTGGTCGCGCTGATGCGGCCCCTCGACGACCCGCAGCGCGCCGCGGCGCTCGCCAAGCGCGGTGTCACCACCTTCGCGCTCGAGCTGATCCCGCGCATCACCCGCGCGCAGTCGATGGACGTGCTCTCGTCGCAGGCCACGATCGCGGGCTATCGCGCGGTGCTGCTCGCGGCGCTGCGCATGCCGAAGCTGTTCCCGATGATGGTCACCGCCGCCGGCACGATCACCTCGGCGCGCGTGTTCGTGATCGGCGCCGGTGTCGCCGGCCTGCAGGCGATCGCGACGGCGAAGCGCCTCGGTGGCGTGGTCGAGGCGTACGACACGCGCGCGGCGGCGGCGGAGCAGATCGAGTCGCTCGGCGCGCGCTTCGTGAAGCTCGAGCTCGACGCCGGCGACGCGCAGGACGCGGGCGGCTACGCGAAGGCGCAGAGCGAGGAGTTCTACGCGAAGCAGCGCGCGCTGATGGCCGCGACCGCGGCGAAGAGCGACGTCGTGATCACGACCGCGCTCGTGCCCGGCCAGCGCGCGCCGCTGCTGATCGACGAAGCGGGGGTGCGCGGCATGAAGCGCGGCGCCGTCGTCGTGGACCTCGCGGCCGCGAACGGTGGCAACGTGGCGCTCACGAATCCCGGCGGCGAGCGCGACGTGGACGGCGTGCTGTTGTTAGGACCGCTGAACCTGCCCGCGGAGGTTCCCGGCGACGCCAGCCGCCTCTTCAGCCGCAACGTCGTCACGCTCGTCACGCACCTCGTGAAGGACGCCAAGCTCGCGCTCGATCTCGCTGACGAGATCACGCGCGGCACGCTGCTCACGCACGCCGGTGAGATCACCCAAGCTCTCGTGAAGGAGCGCGCCGGCGCTTAGCCGCGCGCGAAGGAGGCACCGTGTCGATTCGCTCGCTTCTGCTGGTGTCGCTCGCGGCCCTGGCGCTCGCGTGTTCGAACGATGAGCCGCGACCCGAGCAGCAGGCTTCGAACGAGGCAGCCCCCGCGAGCGCCGAAGGCGACGCCGACCCCGCGGCAGAAGCGAGCAAGCCCGGCGCGCCCGACGGCTCTCCCTTCAGCGTCACGCACAACACCGAGGGCTCGGGCGCGATGCCGACCGCTCTCGACCGCGTGCGCGTGCACTACGAGGGCCGGCTCGCCGACGGCACGATCTTCGACAGCTCGATCGCCCGGAACGAGCCGGCGACGTTCCAGCTGAGCGGCGTGATCCCGTGCTGGACCGAGGGCGTGGCGCAGATGAAGGAGGGCGGAAAGGCCACGCTCGTTTGTCCGCCCGACAAGGCGTATGGCGAAGCCGGCGTGCCCGGCGTGATCCCCGCCAACGCGACGCTCACCTTCGAGGTGGAGCTGCTCGGCGTCGAATCGCAGCAGGCGCCCGCGGCGCTGCAGTGAAGACGCGCGAGGACGCGTTCGGCCACTGGGCAGCGCCCGAGCGCGGCCCGAGCCCCGGCGTCGTCGTCATTCCCGACGTGTGGGGCGTGTCCGATCTCTATCGGCGCGTAGCGGCGAGGCTGGTCGAAGCAGGCTTCGCCGTGCTCGTCGTCGACCAGTACCGCTACACGGGACGCGAGGGCCTCACGCCCGCGACCGCGCTGCCGTTTATCGCGCAGCTCACCGACTCCGCCGTGCTGCGCGCGGTGCAGGAAGGCATCGACGCGCTCGCGGCGAGCTCGGATGTCGCGAGCCGCAAGGTCGGCCTGATCGGCTTCTGCATGGGCGGGCAGTACGCGCTGCTCGCTGCGTGCGAGTGCCGCGGCCTGTCCGCTTGCGCGCCGTTCTATGGGATGGTGCGCTACGAGGCTGGCCTCGATCGCGCGAAGAAGCCGCGCCAGCCGCTGGACGCGCTCGCGACGCTCTCGTGCCCCGTGCTTGGGCTCTACGGCGCCGAGGACGCGCTGATTCCCCTCGCCGATGTCGAGGAGCTGAAGCGCCGTCTCGCGCAGACGAAGCACGCGAGCGCCGTGCACATCTACCCAGGCGCCGGGCACGCATTCCTGAACGACACGCGCCCCGACGCCTACCGCCCCGAAGCCGCCGCAGACGCGTGGTCGAA
This genomic stretch from Deltaproteobacteria bacterium harbors:
- a CDS encoding Re/Si-specific NAD(P)(+) transhydrogenase subunit alpha, which produces MIVFVPRETAASENRVAIAPDGAKALVKLGLDVRIEPGAGVAAGFDDAAYVAAGAKLEPGALAAADLVLKVQAPSDSEIARLKSGAALVALMRPLDDPQRAAALAKRGVTTFALELIPRITRAQSMDVLSSQATIAGYRAVLLAALRMPKLFPMMVTAAGTITSARVFVIGAGVAGLQAIATAKRLGGVVEAYDTRAAAAEQIESLGARFVKLELDAGDAQDAGGYAKAQSEEFYAKQRALMAATAAKSDVVITTALVPGQRAPLLIDEAGVRGMKRGAVVVDLAAANGGNVALTNPGGERDVDGVLLLGPLNLPAEVPGDASRLFSRNVVTLVTHLVKDAKLALDLADEITRGTLLTHAGEITQALVKERAGA
- a CDS encoding dienelactone hydrolase family protein translates to MKTREDAFGHWAAPERGPSPGVVVIPDVWGVSDLYRRVAARLVEAGFAVLVVDQYRYTGREGLTPATALPFIAQLTDSAVLRAVQEGIDALAASSDVASRKVGLIGFCMGGQYALLAACECRGLSACAPFYGMVRYEAGLDRAKKPRQPLDALATLSCPVLGLYGAEDALIPLADVEELKRRLAQTKHASAVHIYPGAGHAFLNDTRPDAYRPEAAADAWSKLVPFLRAQLS
- a CDS encoding FKBP-type peptidyl-prolyl cis-trans isomerase, encoding MPTALDRVRVHYEGRLADGTIFDSSIARNEPATFQLSGVIPCWTEGVAQMKEGGKATLVCPPDKAYGEAGVPGVIPANATLTFEVELLGVESQQAPAALQ